The Nicotiana tabacum cultivar K326 chromosome 14, ASM71507v2, whole genome shotgun sequence genome contains a region encoding:
- the LOC107788163 gene encoding monothiol glutaredoxin-S2, translating into MERVSRMVAEKPVVIFSKSSCCMSHTIKSLFCDLGVHPAVHELDEMQRGGREIEAALSRLGCNPTVLAVFIGGELVGGESEVMSLHLQRSLKPMLKRAGALWV; encoded by the coding sequence ATGGAGAGAGTAAGCAGAATGGTAGCTGAAAAGCCAGTGGTGATTTTCAGCAAGAGTAGTTGCTGTATGAGCCATACAATTAAATCTTTGTTCTGTGATCTCGGCGTTCACCCTGCAGTTCACGAGCTAGATGAGATGCAGAGAGGCGGCCGAGAAATCGAAGCGGCGCTTTCGAGGCTCGGCTGTAACCCTACAGTTCTCGCCGTGTTTATCGGCGGTGAACTGGTGGGTGGTGAAAGTGAAGTTATGAGTCTTCACCTTCAACGCTCCTTAAAGCCAATGCTTAAAAGAGCTGGAGCTTTATgggtttaa